The window TCAAATGATGTAATTCCGACTGCCATCCGGATTGCGGCCGTAACGGATGTGCGGAAGAATTTACTGCCGGCCCTTGAGCATCTGCATAGCACACTTCTAGAGAAGGGTGAGCAATATAAAGAGGTAGTTAAAACGGGCAGAACTCATCTGATGGATGCTATGCCGGTTACATTTCTGCAAGAATTCAGTGGATATGCCAGACAGGTTGAGCTTGGCATGGAGAGGCTGCGTTCGGCGTTGGGCAGAATGGCTGAACTGCCACAGGGTGGAACCGCTGTCGGTACAGGAATCAATACGCATAAAGAGTTTGGCAGGCGTTTTGCGGCTGAGCTTGCATCCGAAACAGATTTCGAATTCAAAGAAGCATCCAATCATTTTGAGGCGCAGGCTACCGTGGATGCACCGGTTGAGCTTAGTTCACAACTGAAAACCATCGCTGTCGGGCTTATGAAGATTGGCAATGATTTCAGATGGATGAATTCAGGTCCAAACAGTGGTATCGGAGAGGTTCAGCTTCAGGCCCTGCAGCCGGGTTCCTCGATCATGCCCGGAAAAGTAAATCCGGTGATTGAAGAGTCGCTCACCATGGCCTGTGCACAGGTTATCGGAAACGATACAACCATTACCGTAGCAGGTCAATCCGGTAATTTTGAACTGAATGTCATGCTTCCTGTAGTTGCGCACAATCTGCTGCAATCAATTGAAATTCTGGCTAATGCTGCAAGAAATTTTGCGGAACGTTCTGTAAAAGGTTTGAGCGTTCGCGAAGAACGGATACAGGAAATGGTTGGGAAAAACCCGATTTTGGTAACCGCCCTGAATCCGCTGATCGGATACGACAAAGCGGCAAAAATCGCAAAGAAAGCATTTTCGGAAAACCGTGCGGTTTTTGAAGTGGCAAAAGAGATGACCGACCTGTCGGATGAGGACTTGCGCAAAGCGCTGGATCCCATGAACATGACATACGGTGGTTTCACGGAGTCGTAAAATATTTTAGGTACGGGAACAATTCTCCCTTATTTTTCTTTCTGTTGATTTTCAGAAACTTTACTTATCCGAGAAGCCGGACGAGTTAAGTACAATAAATTATTCATCAGGTTGATACAGCATACAGGCTAAACGTTAGCCTGCGGTGCAACGGTTTAACAGGTAAATATTCAGATATAATTACTG of the Rhodohalobacter mucosus genome contains:
- a CDS encoding class II fumarate hydratase, with amino-acid sequence MSDYRIEKDSMGEVKVPVNAYYGAQTQRAFENFPISRIRFSRSFISALGQIKKCAAAVNSKLGLIDKSVADVVQEAAGEVMAGKFDDDFVLDIFQTGSGTSTNMNANEIIARRANELINDAESPIHPNDHVNFGQSSNDVIPTAIRIAAVTDVRKNLLPALEHLHSTLLEKGEQYKEVVKTGRTHLMDAMPVTFLQEFSGYARQVELGMERLRSALGRMAELPQGGTAVGTGINTHKEFGRRFAAELASETDFEFKEASNHFEAQATVDAPVELSSQLKTIAVGLMKIGNDFRWMNSGPNSGIGEVQLQALQPGSSIMPGKVNPVIEESLTMACAQVIGNDTTITVAGQSGNFELNVMLPVVAHNLLQSIEILANAARNFAERSVKGLSVREERIQEMVGKNPILVTALNPLIGYDKAAKIAKKAFSENRAVFEVAKEMTDLSDEDLRKALDPMNMTYGGFTES